In the genome of Porphyrobacter sp. ULC335, one region contains:
- the ahpF gene encoding alkyl hydroperoxide reductase subunit F — protein sequence MLDAAMQAQLKTYLGNLREGIELVASLDDSEKSRQTRQLIEQIAAQHDLVTARFDGTDARKPSFVIRRASDAEKWVRFAGLPMGHEFTSLVLALLWAGGHPPKVDADLIEQVRALEGDYNFEMFFSLSCHNCPDVVQALTLMALENPRITATLIEGGTFQDEVERRDIMAVPATFLNGESFYNGKMELAEILAKLDKNAGAKQAEKLAAKAPFEVLVVGGGPAGAAAAVYTARKGFSTGIAAERFGGQLMDTLGIENLPGTPYTEGPKLTDSLKKHVGEYEIDLMDLARAVELRAAKDVGGYHEVVMANGATLKARSLILSTGARWRNLGVPGEAEYRNKGVAYCPHCDGPLFKGKRIAVIGGGNSGVEAAIDLAGIVGHVTLIEFDTKLRADEVLQRKLRSMANVEIITNGQTTEVLGDGTRVNGLVVKNRANGEERRITLEGVFVQIGLVPNTEWLHETGLELSKHGEIVIDDHGATNIPGIYAAGDCTTVPHKQIVVAMGEGAKAGLGAFDFLIRNEPVEEVAQAA from the coding sequence ATGCTCGACGCCGCCATGCAGGCCCAGCTCAAGACCTATCTCGGCAATCTGCGCGAGGGCATCGAACTGGTCGCCTCGCTCGATGACAGCGAGAAGTCGCGCCAGACCCGCCAGCTCATCGAACAGATCGCCGCGCAGCACGATCTCGTCACCGCGCGTTTCGACGGGACCGACGCGCGCAAGCCCAGCTTCGTGATCCGCCGCGCAAGCGATGCGGAGAAGTGGGTGCGCTTTGCGGGCCTGCCGATGGGCCATGAATTCACCAGCCTCGTGCTCGCGCTGCTGTGGGCCGGCGGACACCCGCCGAAGGTCGACGCAGACCTGATCGAACAGGTGCGCGCGCTGGAAGGCGACTACAATTTCGAGATGTTCTTCTCGCTGTCGTGCCACAACTGCCCCGATGTGGTGCAGGCGCTCACCCTGATGGCGCTCGAAAATCCGCGCATCACTGCAACCCTGATCGAAGGCGGCACGTTCCAGGACGAGGTCGAGCGCCGCGACATCATGGCTGTGCCCGCGACCTTCCTCAACGGTGAGAGCTTCTACAACGGCAAGATGGAACTCGCCGAAATCCTCGCCAAGCTCGACAAGAATGCTGGTGCCAAGCAGGCGGAAAAGCTCGCCGCCAAGGCCCCGTTCGAGGTGCTGGTGGTGGGCGGCGGCCCCGCCGGTGCAGCGGCGGCGGTCTATACCGCGCGCAAGGGCTTCAGCACCGGCATCGCGGCAGAACGCTTCGGCGGGCAGCTGATGGACACGCTCGGGATCGAGAACCTCCCCGGCACGCCCTACACCGAGGGCCCGAAGCTGACCGACAGCCTCAAGAAGCATGTCGGCGAATACGAGATCGACCTGATGGACCTTGCCCGCGCGGTGGAACTGCGCGCGGCAAAGGACGTGGGCGGTTATCACGAGGTGGTGATGGCCAACGGCGCGACGCTCAAGGCGCGTTCGCTGATCCTCTCCACCGGAGCGCGCTGGCGCAACCTCGGCGTGCCGGGCGAGGCGGAGTATCGCAACAAGGGCGTGGCCTATTGCCCGCACTGCGATGGCCCGCTGTTCAAGGGCAAGCGCATCGCGGTGATCGGCGGCGGCAATTCGGGCGTTGAAGCGGCGATCGACCTTGCCGGGATCGTCGGCCACGTCACGCTGATCGAGTTCGATACCAAGCTGCGCGCTGACGAGGTGCTCCAGCGCAAGCTGCGTTCGATGGCCAATGTCGAAATCATCACCAACGGCCAGACCACCGAAGTGCTGGGCGATGGCACCCGCGTGAACGGCCTTGTGGTCAAGAACCGCGCCAATGGCGAGGAACGCCGCATCACCCTCGAAGGCGTGTTCGTGCAGATCGGCCTCGTCCCCAACACCGAATGGCTGCACGAAACCGGTCTGGAGCTCAGCAAGCATGGCGAGATCGTGATCGACGATCACGGCGCGACCAACATCCCAGGCATCTACGCCGCGGGCGATTGCACCACCGTGCCGCACAAGCAGATCGTGGTCGCCATGGGCGAAGGCGCGAAAGCGGGCCTGGGCGCGTTCGACTTCCTGATCCGGAACGAACCAGTGGAGGAAGTCGCGCAGGCGGCCTAA
- the ahpC gene encoding alkyl hydroperoxide reductase subunit C — translation MGIIGSTLKPFTATAFQKGKDFFDITDADLAGKWSVFFFYPADFTFVCPTELEDMGEKYGQLQAMGVEVYAVSTDTHFSHKAWHDTSDKIGKLTFPFLGDQNHVLSNNFGVLREGVGLADRATFVVDPDGVIQIMEITCEGVGRNANELTRKIKAAQYVRANPGQVCPAAWEEGSDTLAPSLDLVGKI, via the coding sequence ATGGGTATCATCGGTTCGACTCTCAAGCCGTTCACCGCCACCGCCTTCCAGAAGGGCAAGGACTTCTTCGACATCACCGACGCCGATCTCGCCGGCAAGTGGTCGGTGTTCTTCTTCTACCCGGCCGACTTCACCTTCGTGTGCCCGACCGAGCTGGAAGACATGGGCGAAAAGTACGGCCAGCTTCAGGCGATGGGCGTGGAAGTCTATGCCGTCAGCACCGACACGCATTTCAGCCACAAGGCCTGGCACGACACCTCGGACAAGATCGGCAAGCTGACCTTCCCGTTCCTGGGTGACCAGAACCACGTGCTTTCGAACAACTTCGGCGTGCTGCGTGAAGGCGTTGGCCTTGCCGACCGTGCGACCTTCGTGGTCGATCCGGACGGCGTGATCCAGATCATGGAAATCACCTGCGAAGGCGTGGGCCGCAATGCCAACGAACTGACCCGCAAGATCAAGGCCGCCCAGTACGTGCGCGCCAACCCCGGTCAGGTCTGCCCGGCAGCGTGGGAAGAAGGCAGCGACACGCTGGCCCCCTCGCTCGACCTGGTCGGCAAGATCTAA
- a CDS encoding DMP19 family protein: MSKVACTQCSAMILPRTAAETGGICMACKQGIRASMEASREFYRKLKEYDPHRELWIWLVREVQANPGLANLSEAHRHYFAVGVLEGEVYNGGFHQYFWNSSGTYYADAIAGLKALEAETSLLILQAAARLLFGATLPPVDRHARWTAMKRRERLQGWLGQSGKASAKLDKLDKSFWEDPDRLGEKLTAFAQQSGILKPFEKEV, encoded by the coding sequence ATGAGCAAAGTCGCCTGTACGCAATGCAGTGCCATGATCCTTCCGCGCACTGCCGCCGAGACAGGTGGTATCTGCATGGCCTGCAAGCAGGGCATCCGCGCCAGCATGGAGGCATCGCGGGAATTCTATCGGAAGCTCAAGGAATACGACCCGCATCGCGAGCTCTGGATCTGGCTGGTCCGCGAAGTGCAGGCCAACCCGGGCCTTGCCAACCTGTCGGAAGCACACCGGCATTACTTCGCTGTCGGCGTGCTGGAGGGCGAGGTCTACAATGGGGGCTTCCACCAGTACTTCTGGAACAGCTCCGGAACCTATTACGCAGACGCAATCGCGGGATTGAAGGCGCTGGAGGCCGAGACGTCACTCTTGATCCTGCAAGCAGCGGCAAGACTTCTGTTCGGAGCCACGCTGCCGCCAGTGGACCGGCATGCTCGCTGGACAGCGATGAAGCGCCGGGAGCGCCTTCAAGGCTGGTTGGGCCAAAGCGGGAAGGCTTCGGCGAAGCTCGATAAGCTAGACAAATCTTTCTGGGAGGACCCGGATCGTCTGGGCGAAAAGCTGACCGCCTTCGCCCAGCAATCCGGCATCCTTAAACCCTTCGAGAAAGAGGTTTAG
- a CDS encoding DUF2306 domain-containing protein: protein MNAITLPFASKVAAAKPASGFDIGPATRTAISLACFTMSFAVVVALGKAALGMVGDLGHYAKLPLILHVGAVLPTIPLGGWLLLARKGTAMHKRLGKLWLVLMLITATTAIFIQTSGSFSWIHLFVPLTFHAAWKVMTTARKGDIRGHKNHLVRTYLLALMIPGIAAFLIPGRMMNVMLFG, encoded by the coding sequence ATGAACGCCATCACCCTGCCCTTCGCCTCCAAAGTCGCTGCCGCCAAGCCTGCTTCCGGCTTCGACATCGGCCCCGCCACCCGCACCGCGATCAGCCTCGCCTGCTTTACCATGAGCTTCGCCGTCGTCGTGGCGCTGGGCAAGGCGGCGCTCGGCATGGTGGGCGACCTTGGCCACTATGCCAAGCTGCCGCTGATCCTCCACGTCGGCGCGGTGCTGCCGACCATCCCGCTGGGGGGCTGGCTGCTGCTGGCGCGCAAGGGCACAGCGATGCACAAGCGGCTGGGCAAGCTGTGGCTGGTGCTGATGCTGATCACCGCCACCACCGCGATCTTCATCCAGACAAGCGGCAGCTTCAGCTGGATCCACCTGTTCGTGCCGCTGACCTTCCACGCCGCATGGAAGGTGATGACGACCGCCCGCAAGGGCGACATCCGCGGGCACAAGAACCATCTGGTGCGCACCTACCTGCTGGCGCTGATGATCCCCGGGATCGCCGCCTTCCTGATCCCGGGCCGGATGATGAACGTGATGCTGTTCGGGTAA
- a CDS encoding cupin-like domain-containing protein, giving the protein MSLIDFPSVHQLAQRYPREPGRLRHHLAAEPLLGYAALAEAARALPRQQVERRVHDAADAAAFRIIENDAHPADAIAAGGAASAWVMLRYIEQLPEYRALLERLLAELAPMIGPATGPALDIKGFAFISAPGTRTPFHFDAEYNILFQIAGDKVFAAYPSAPPFLDLAQREAYHRAGENMLEWRAEYAAAGNKHLLAPGDALFVPHAAPHWVRAGDAPSISLSVTWQSRKSRAVADALSLNQLLRRIGLPAYDPSASSGAPWLRAAASRAGQRIGLV; this is encoded by the coding sequence ATGTCGCTGATCGATTTTCCCTCGGTGCACCAGCTGGCACAACGCTACCCGCGTGAGCCGGGCCGTCTGCGCCATCACCTCGCCGCCGAGCCACTGCTCGGCTATGCCGCGCTGGCCGAAGCCGCGCGCGCCCTGCCGCGCCAGCAGGTCGAGCGCCGGGTCCACGATGCCGCCGACGCCGCAGCGTTCCGCATAATCGAGAATGATGCCCATCCGGCCGATGCCATTGCCGCAGGCGGAGCCGCTTCGGCGTGGGTCATGCTACGTTATATCGAACAATTGCCGGAATACCGCGCACTGCTTGAACGTCTGCTGGCAGAGCTTGCGCCGATGATCGGCCCCGCGACCGGGCCGGCGCTCGACATCAAGGGCTTCGCCTTCATCTCCGCCCCCGGCACCCGCACGCCGTTCCATTTCGATGCCGAATACAACATCCTGTTCCAGATCGCCGGAGACAAGGTCTTCGCCGCCTATCCGTCCGCCCCGCCCTTCCTCGATCTGGCGCAGCGCGAAGCCTATCATCGCGCGGGCGAGAACATGCTCGAATGGCGCGCCGAATACGCGGCGGCGGGTAACAAGCATCTGCTGGCGCCGGGCGATGCGCTGTTCGTGCCCCATGCCGCGCCGCATTGGGTGCGGGCCGGCGATGCGCCCTCGATCTCGCTGTCGGTGACATGGCAAAGCCGCAAGAGCCGCGCTGTGGCCGATGCGCTCAGCCTCAACCAGCTGCTGCGGCGGATCGGGTTGCCGGCCTATGATCCCTCTGCCAGCAGCGGTGCGCCGTGGCTGCGGGCAGCGGCAAGCCGGGCGGGCCAACGGATCGGGCTGGTATGA
- a CDS encoding gamma-glutamyltransferase family protein — translation MLKLTRSLLLAGAAAFLANPALAEDAPNPAATTAEATKGIGPGARPVGAQWSRSPVIAPHGMAATAHPLATQIALDILKAGGSAVDAAIAANAALGLMEPTGNGIGGDLFAIVHDPETGQLVGINGSGRSPAGQTLEQLKAKLSAGATSLPPVGALPVTIPGTVDAWFDMHARYGTLPMEQVLAPAIRYAREGHPVAPVIAMYLDRGLKNYERQQATTMFDFTNARATWFKEGRAPRAGEVFRNPDLANTLEAIAKGGRDEFYAGQTARVMVDYLQRQGSAFTLADFAAHDSEWVDVACVTYRKGYELCELPPNSQGFAALQMVNILKNVDLSQWERGSPQVLHYITEAKRLAFEDAARFYADPDFARAPAELLSDDYGRQRFALIDPARATPAFSPGALIAPKLEGEGDTTYMTVADKDGMMVSLIQSNYRGMGGGLVPDGLGFMFQDRGELYSLDPAHPNAYAPAKRPFQTIIPAFIRKDGKPWMSFGLMGGGMQPQGHVQVLINLVDYGMNLQEAGDAARLHHDGGRQPTDALAGSPFDTAPVDTLGVLQVEPGIPAATVEALRAMGHNVEVESTGIPFGGYQAIVRDPVTGVYTGATEMRKDGQASGY, via the coding sequence ATGCTGAAGCTCACCCGCTCCCTGCTCCTCGCAGGCGCCGCCGCCTTCCTCGCCAACCCTGCACTTGCCGAGGATGCGCCCAACCCCGCCGCCACCACAGCCGAGGCCACCAAGGGCATCGGCCCCGGTGCCCGCCCCGTCGGCGCGCAGTGGAGCCGCAGTCCGGTCATCGCCCCGCACGGCATGGCCGCGACCGCCCACCCGCTCGCCACCCAGATCGCGCTCGACATCCTGAAGGCGGGCGGCAGCGCGGTCGACGCAGCCATTGCCGCCAACGCGGCGCTCGGGCTGATGGAGCCGACCGGCAACGGCATCGGCGGCGATCTGTTCGCGATTGTCCATGATCCCGAGACCGGGCAACTGGTCGGCATCAATGGCTCGGGCCGCTCGCCTGCGGGCCAGACATTGGAGCAGTTGAAGGCCAAGCTCTCCGCAGGCGCAACCAGCCTGCCGCCGGTCGGCGCACTGCCTGTCACCATACCCGGTACGGTCGATGCGTGGTTCGACATGCACGCGCGCTACGGCACGCTGCCGATGGAGCAAGTGCTTGCACCTGCCATCCGCTACGCCCGCGAAGGCCACCCCGTCGCTCCGGTGATCGCCATGTATCTCGACCGCGGGCTGAAGAATTACGAACGCCAACAGGCCACGACCATGTTCGACTTCACCAATGCCCGCGCGACCTGGTTCAAGGAAGGCCGCGCCCCGCGCGCGGGCGAGGTGTTCCGCAATCCCGATCTGGCCAACACGCTGGAAGCCATCGCCAAGGGCGGGCGCGACGAGTTCTACGCAGGCCAAACCGCGCGGGTCATGGTGGACTACCTCCAGCGGCAGGGCAGCGCCTTCACGCTTGCGGACTTCGCAGCCCATGACAGCGAGTGGGTCGATGTCGCATGCGTCACCTACCGCAAGGGCTATGAACTGTGCGAACTGCCGCCCAACTCGCAGGGCTTCGCAGCGCTCCAGATGGTCAACATCCTGAAGAACGTCGACCTGTCGCAGTGGGAGCGCGGCTCTCCGCAAGTGCTGCATTACATCACCGAAGCCAAGCGGCTCGCCTTTGAAGACGCTGCCCGCTTCTATGCCGATCCCGATTTCGCCCGAGCGCCCGCCGAACTGCTTTCCGACGATTACGGCAGGCAGCGCTTCGCCCTGATCGATCCCGCGCGCGCCACTCCGGCGTTCAGCCCCGGCGCACTGATCGCGCCCAAGCTGGAGGGTGAGGGCGACACCACCTACATGACTGTCGCCGACAAGGACGGGATGATGGTCAGCCTCATCCAGTCGAACTATCGCGGCATGGGCGGGGGGCTGGTGCCCGACGGGCTCGGCTTCATGTTTCAGGACCGTGGGGAACTCTACAGCCTCGATCCCGCGCACCCCAATGCCTATGCCCCCGCCAAGCGGCCCTTCCAGACGATCATCCCGGCCTTCATCAGGAAGGACGGCAAGCCGTGGATGAGCTTCGGGCTGATGGGCGGCGGGATGCAGCCGCAGGGCCATGTGCAGGTGCTGATCAACCTCGTCGACTATGGCATGAACCTGCAAGAGGCGGGCGATGCCGCGCGGCTGCACCATGATGGCGGCCGCCAGCCGACCGATGCGCTGGCGGGCAGCCCCTTCGACACGGCACCCGTCGACACGCTGGGCGTGCTGCAGGTCGAACCCGGCATTCCCGCGGCGACGGTGGAGGCGCTGCGGGCGATGGGCCACAATGTCGAGGTGGAGAGCACCGGCATCCCGTTCGGCGGCTATCAGGCGATTGTACGCGATCCCGTGACAGGGGTCTATACCGGCGCGACCGAGATGCGGAAGGACGGGCAGGCCAGCGGCTACTAG
- a CDS encoding GNAT family N-acetyltransferase, whose translation MKPLDGSGLIVDPQAQAHASPPAGGGLRAELLDPARLSLPERRRWAALTANAAPGNVFAADWFMEPALRHCGPGRSMRLAVVQDAAGAWVGALPLSLKPRIGRWPVPSFHGWHSTNQFIGTPLVRAGAEKAFWQGLLAHFDRHPGLALGLYAETLPLGDPAGLALASLCAEQGRALHLCQSSTRPARVTGSTAADPRAERKLHKRLDGLEGKLAQAHGAVQLVLHTRPEDCEPWLAAFLALERAGWKGRAASALGCHAATAGLFREVIREGHRRGTVRLASLTAGESIVAMTSWMVDQGRGYGFKMAFDEAFRSFAPGRLLMRRVAELSAGEGLALFDSCAVRDAPHDPLWPDRRAFGSVAVGIGGSARRALFDRLMRAQVGISQT comes from the coding sequence ATGAAGCCGCTGGATGGTTCCGGACTGATAGTCGACCCGCAGGCGCAGGCCCATGCCAGCCCGCCAGCGGGCGGCGGACTGCGTGCGGAATTGCTCGATCCCGCCCGCCTCTCCCTGCCGGAACGGCGGCGCTGGGCCGCGCTCACCGCCAACGCCGCACCGGGCAATGTCTTCGCGGCCGACTGGTTCATGGAGCCTGCCCTGCGCCATTGCGGGCCGGGACGATCAATGCGGCTTGCCGTGGTGCAGGACGCCGCGGGTGCGTGGGTGGGGGCGCTGCCCTTGAGCTTGAAGCCGCGGATCGGGCGCTGGCCGGTGCCGAGTTTCCACGGCTGGCACAGCACCAACCAGTTCATCGGCACCCCGCTGGTGCGCGCCGGGGCGGAGAAGGCCTTCTGGCAGGGACTGCTCGCCCATTTCGACCGCCATCCCGGCTTGGCGCTGGGCCTCTATGCCGAAACCCTGCCGCTCGGGGATCCGGCCGGCCTCGCGCTGGCGAGCCTCTGCGCCGAACAGGGCCGCGCGCTGCACCTTTGCCAAAGCTCCACCCGCCCTGCGCGGGTAACGGGAAGCACCGCCGCAGATCCGCGCGCTGAGCGAAAGCTGCACAAGCGGCTGGACGGGCTGGAGGGCAAGCTCGCGCAGGCTCATGGCGCGGTGCAACTGGTGCTCCACACGCGCCCGGAAGATTGCGAGCCGTGGCTGGCGGCCTTCCTTGCGCTCGAACGCGCCGGGTGGAAGGGGCGTGCCGCCAGCGCGCTCGGTTGCCACGCCGCCACGGCCGGGCTGTTCCGCGAAGTGATCCGCGAAGGCCACCGGCGCGGCACGGTGCGGCTCGCCAGCCTGACTGCGGGCGAAAGCATCGTGGCGATGACCAGCTGGATGGTCGATCAGGGCCGGGGGTACGGCTTCAAGATGGCCTTTGACGAAGCGTTCCGCAGCTTCGCGCCGGGGCGGCTGCTGATGCGCCGGGTGGCAGAGCTGTCCGCAGGCGAGGGGCTGGCCCTGTTCGATAGCTGCGCGGTCCGCGATGCGCCGCATGATCCGTTGTGGCCCGACCGCCGCGCCTTCGGCAGCGTTGCCGTCGGGATCGGCGGGAGTGCACGGCGCGCGCTGTTCGACCGGCTGATGCGCGCGCAGGTGGGTATCAGCCAGACCTAA
- a CDS encoding LytTR family DNA-binding domain-containing protein: MTAQPASPQHALVRRIIIDLAAMTAIGVFLAIIGPFGSIAAPLTERLVTWIGFAWLGYACYRPMQSVATWGERTLALPRWGVLAAAVLVGTVPMTAAVLAINSKPFGSIGWPGLDVAMGTYLSVLVIGGAVTVLFNLVQGPPRAPAPAMTQPAAPMPPQPAPDPISAPATPPPNPLLDQLPAELGSDIVALEMEDHYVRVHTALGSALVLMRLRDAMVLVTGIEGMQVHRSWWVARGAVEDVLRDGRNVRLKLARGIEAPVARAKIADLKDARWI; encoded by the coding sequence ATGACTGCTCAACCCGCCTCACCGCAGCACGCGCTTGTGCGCCGGATCATCATCGATCTGGCGGCGATGACCGCGATCGGCGTGTTCCTTGCCATCATCGGCCCGTTCGGCAGCATCGCCGCGCCGCTGACCGAACGGCTTGTGACATGGATCGGCTTCGCGTGGCTCGGCTATGCCTGCTACCGCCCGATGCAGAGTGTGGCGACATGGGGTGAGCGCACGCTGGCCCTGCCGCGCTGGGGCGTGCTGGCGGCGGCGGTGCTGGTGGGGACCGTGCCGATGACGGCGGCGGTGCTGGCGATCAACAGCAAGCCGTTCGGCAGCATCGGTTGGCCCGGTCTCGACGTGGCGATGGGGACCTATCTTTCGGTGCTGGTGATCGGCGGGGCTGTGACGGTGCTGTTCAATCTGGTGCAAGGCCCCCCGCGCGCGCCCGCTCCTGCGATGACGCAGCCGGCAGCGCCGATGCCGCCGCAGCCTGCTCCGGACCCGATTTCTGCGCCTGCAACTCCGCCGCCCAATCCGCTGCTCGACCAGCTCCCCGCCGAGCTGGGGAGCGACATCGTCGCGCTGGAGATGGAGGACCACTATGTCCGCGTCCACACCGCGCTGGGATCGGCGCTGGTGCTGATGCGGCTGCGCGACGCGATGGTGCTGGTCACCGGTATCGAGGGGATGCAGGTCCACCGCAGCTGGTGGGTGGCGCGCGGCGCGGTGGAGGATGTGCTGCGCGACGGGCGCAACGTCCGCCTGAAGCTGGCGCGCGGGATCGAAGCCCCCGTCGCCCGTGCCAAGATCGCCGACCTTAAAGACGCACGCTGGATCTGA
- the katG gene encoding catalase/peroxidase HPI produces the protein MDAKTGDISGGCPFHGSNDMRNLLGRTNRDWWPQAMQVDILTEQGKSANPYGEDFDYAEAFNTLDYAALKADLTALMTDSQPWWPADYGHYGPFFIRMAWHAAGTYRTGDGRGGANSGQQRFAPLNSWPDNGNLDKARRLLWPIKQKYGKNISWADLFILTGNVAIESMGGPVFGFGGGRADVFEPESVYWGTEEQWVNEGVATRINAQEGKALENPLAAIQMGLIYVNPEGPQGDPHDPEGMARDMRETFARMAMNDEETVALVAGGHAFGKAHGAHPADTFGGAPESEDLHLMGFGWLNDADEIASGNITTSGIEGAWSNNPTQWGGDYFRILFKYDFELVKSPAGANQWQPINPDPEDMAPDARDPNKRVPTMMTTADMALKNDPGYRAISERFHRDQAALDDAFARAWFKLCHRDMGPKVRYLGPEVPSETLIWQDPVPAGTTPSDAEVARFKAAILGSGLSVRELVKAAWASASTYRNSDHRGGANGARVRLAPQRSWAVNDPAELGKVLDTIDAHRGSLSMADAIVLAGSAAVEKAARDAGHDVTVPFMGGRGDATEAHTDAASFEPMEPFADGFRNYLKTKAQVRTEEMLIDRAHLLGLSIPEMTVLVGGMRALGAVSDHAHHGHRIGVLTETPGKLTPDFFRNLLDMGTKWSPVDESGDEEYVGVDRATGQEKWRATRTDLVFGSNSMLRAQAEVYAENGNEGKFVCDFISAWNKVMNADRFDVSWAKYHG, from the coding sequence ATGGACGCAAAAACCGGAGATATCAGCGGCGGTTGCCCGTTCCACGGCAGCAACGACATGCGCAACCTGCTGGGCCGCACCAACCGTGATTGGTGGCCGCAAGCAATGCAGGTCGACATCCTGACCGAGCAGGGCAAAAGCGCGAACCCCTATGGCGAGGACTTCGACTATGCCGAGGCGTTCAACACGCTCGATTATGCCGCGCTGAAGGCTGATCTGACCGCGCTGATGACCGACAGCCAGCCCTGGTGGCCGGCGGATTACGGCCATTACGGCCCGTTCTTCATCCGCATGGCCTGGCACGCGGCGGGCACCTATCGCACCGGTGACGGGCGCGGCGGGGCCAACAGCGGTCAGCAGCGTTTTGCGCCGCTCAACTCGTGGCCCGATAACGGCAACCTCGACAAGGCGCGCCGCCTGCTGTGGCCGATCAAGCAGAAGTACGGGAAGAACATCAGCTGGGCTGACCTGTTCATCCTCACCGGCAATGTCGCGATCGAGAGCATGGGCGGCCCCGTGTTCGGCTTCGGCGGCGGGCGCGCGGATGTGTTCGAGCCTGAGTCTGTCTACTGGGGCACCGAGGAGCAGTGGGTCAACGAAGGCGTTGCCACACGCATCAACGCGCAAGAAGGCAAAGCGCTCGAAAATCCGCTCGCGGCAATCCAGATGGGGCTCATCTACGTCAACCCGGAAGGGCCGCAGGGCGACCCGCATGATCCCGAGGGCATGGCCCGCGACATGCGCGAAACCTTCGCCCGCATGGCGATGAACGACGAGGAAACCGTGGCGCTGGTCGCGGGCGGTCACGCCTTCGGCAAGGCCCACGGCGCGCACCCGGCGGACACCTTCGGCGGCGCGCCCGAAAGCGAAGACCTGCACCTGATGGGCTTCGGCTGGCTCAACGATGCTGACGAGATCGCCAGCGGCAACATCACCACCTCGGGGATCGAGGGCGCTTGGTCGAACAACCCGACCCAGTGGGGCGGCGACTACTTCCGCATCCTCTTCAAGTACGATTTCGAGCTGGTGAAGTCGCCCGCCGGTGCCAACCAGTGGCAGCCGATCAACCCCGATCCCGAAGACATGGCCCCCGACGCGCGCGATCCGAACAAGCGCGTGCCGACCATGATGACCACCGCCGACATGGCGCTCAAGAACGACCCGGGCTACCGCGCCATCTCCGAGCGCTTCCACCGCGATCAGGCGGCGCTGGACGATGCCTTCGCCCGCGCGTGGTTCAAGCTGTGCCACCGCGACATGGGGCCCAAGGTGCGTTACCTCGGCCCGGAAGTGCCGTCGGAAACACTGATCTGGCAGGATCCGGTTCCGGCGGGCACCACGCCCTCGGACGCGGAAGTCGCCCGCTTCAAGGCGGCGATCCTCGGCAGCGGGTTGTCTGTGCGCGAGCTGGTCAAGGCGGCCTGGGCTTCGGCCTCGACCTACCGCAATTCGGACCACCGCGGCGGTGCCAACGGCGCGCGCGTCCGGCTTGCCCCGCAGCGTTCGTGGGCGGTCAATGATCCGGCTGAACTGGGCAAAGTGCTCGACACCATCGATGCGCACCGCGGCAGCCTCAGCATGGCCGACGCGATCGTGCTGGCCGGCTCGGCAGCGGTCGAGAAGGCGGCACGCGATGCCGGGCATGACGTGACCGTGCCGTTCATGGGCGGCCGCGGCGATGCCACGGAAGCGCACACCGACGCGGCAAGCTTTGAACCGATGGAGCCCTTTGCCGATGGCTTCCGCAACTACCTCAAGACCAAGGCGCAGGTCCGCACCGAGGAGATGCTGATCGACCGGGCGCACCTGCTCGGCCTGTCGATCCCCGAGATGACGGTGCTGGTCGGCGGGATGCGGGCGCTGGGCGCGGTGAGCGATCATGCCCACCACGGCCACCGCATCGGTGTGCTGACCGAAACCCCCGGCAAGCTGACGCCGGACTTCTTCCGCAACCTCCTCGACATGGGGACCAAGTGGTCGCCCGTGGACGAGAGCGGGGACGAGGAATATGTCGGCGTTGACCGTGCGACGGGCCAGGAAAAGTGGCGCGCCACCCGCACCGATCTGGTCTTCGGATCAAACTCGATGCTGCGCGCGCAGGCCGAGGTCTATGCCGAGAACGGGAACGAGGGCAAATTCGTCTGCGACTTCATCTCGGCCTGGAACAAGGTGATGAACGCGGATCGCTTCGATGTGAGCTGGGCAAAGTACCACGGCTGA